A DNA window from Desulfurellaceae bacterium contains the following coding sequences:
- a CDS encoding (2Fe-2S)-binding protein gives MISLSVNGTEHRLEVSPDMRLLWVLRDILGLTGTKFGCGMSQCGSCTVHLDGEAARSCVIPVSVAAGKNITTIEGLSKDGSHPLQRAWVEHQVPQCGYCQTGMIMSAAALLAKNPKPTDADIDGSITNICRCGTYARIRAAIHTAAGKPASDTGASA, from the coding sequence ATGATTTCCCTGAGCGTGAACGGAACCGAACATCGTCTTGAGGTCAGCCCCGACATGCGCCTGCTGTGGGTGCTGCGGGATATCCTGGGGCTGACCGGCACCAAGTTTGGCTGTGGCATGTCCCAGTGCGGGTCGTGTACCGTCCACCTGGACGGCGAGGCGGCGCGCTCGTGCGTCATCCCGGTCTCGGTTGCCGCAGGCAAAAACATTACAACCATAGAGGGCCTGTCCAAAGACGGCAGCCACCCTTTGCAGCGGGCCTGGGTTGAGCACCAGGTGCCGCAGTGTGGCTACTGTCAGACGGGCATGATTATGTCTGCGGCCGCCCTGCTGGCAAAAAATCCTAAGCCGACCGATGCCGATATCGACGGATCGATCACCAATATCTGCCGCTGCGGCACTTACGCGCGGATTCGAGCCGCGATTCACACCGCAGCCGGAAAGCCGGCCTCAGACACGGGAGCGAGCGCGTGA
- a CDS encoding site-specific DNA-methyltransferase, translated as MKKHYKTPLGTAYCADAINILSELKDDSVDLVVTSPPYALHFKKEYGNADQESYIDWISPFCEQIRRVLKPEGSFALNIGGAWTPGNPTRSLYHFRLLLHLCDNLGFKLCQEFFWYNPAKIPAPAEWVNVRRIRVKDSVEYIYWLGKTASPKACNKNVLQPYSKDMLRLIKRGVSATRRPSGHVIKKSFADHKGGSIPPNLIQCGNNESNSAYLHGLKAAGRKSHPARFPAELPRFFINFCTDPDALVLDPFAGSNTTGMVAEELGRQWMSVEKNEEYWEDSKLRFFSEEQSTDEKIKGGQTQLSLLEGGSSPGK; from the coding sequence ATGAAGAAGCATTACAAAACGCCCCTCGGTACGGCGTACTGCGCCGATGCAATCAACATCCTTTCGGAGCTGAAGGATGATTCCGTTGACCTCGTTGTCACGTCGCCACCCTATGCCCTCCATTTCAAGAAAGAATATGGGAATGCCGACCAAGAGAGCTATATTGACTGGATCAGTCCGTTTTGTGAGCAGATCAGACGGGTCTTGAAACCGGAGGGAAGCTTTGCCCTCAACATCGGTGGAGCGTGGACCCCCGGAAACCCAACGCGCTCCCTGTATCACTTCCGTCTCCTTCTCCATCTGTGCGATAACTTAGGATTCAAACTGTGCCAGGAATTTTTCTGGTATAATCCGGCGAAGATTCCCGCCCCTGCCGAATGGGTCAACGTCCGCAGGATTCGTGTCAAGGATTCTGTTGAATATATCTACTGGCTGGGCAAGACGGCTTCTCCTAAAGCCTGTAATAAAAACGTTTTGCAGCCGTACTCTAAGGATATGCTCCGCCTCATAAAGCGTGGCGTTTCTGCAACCCGTCGCCCGTCGGGACATGTGATTAAAAAAAGCTTTGCAGACCATAAAGGCGGATCAATTCCCCCTAATCTCATTCAATGTGGCAACAACGAAAGCAACAGCGCGTATCTGCACGGACTGAAGGCAGCGGGGAGAAAGAGTCATCCTGCTCGATTCCCAGCTGAACTCCCTCGGTTTTTCATCAATTTCTGTACGGATCCCGACGCCCTGGTTCTTGATCCGTTCGCCGGTTCCAACACGACCGGGATGGTAGCTGAAGAACTGGGCCGACAGTGGATGTCTGTCGAGAAGAATGAGGAATACTGGGAGGATTCAAAACTCAGATTTTTCTCGGAAGAACAGAGCACTGATGAAAAAATCAAAGGGGGTCAAACACAGCTCAGCTTATTAGAAGGCGGCTCCTCGCCCGGAAAATAG
- a CDS encoding xanthine dehydrogenase family protein molybdopterin-binding subunit: MKQLSRRAFLLRSAAVGGGLLLEVVLADRGAAETGQATVEQSPEVTAWILVHPDDTITIRVARVEMGQGSFTGLPMLVAEELACDWSKVRAEYASTSEHLRRGRIFHTMATGGSRSIRDSQEYLRQAGAAARMMLTEAAALHWGVPLSECVAENSLVSHPPTQRQLSFGVVAADAARLPIPADPPLKDPATWKRLGQPAARFDIPDKVTGTTAYAIDTRLPGMVYASIAQCPVFGGRLKSAQAEKIADMRGFIKVLPLEDAVVVVAKESWWNAHQALRALPIEWDFGDNATVSSASIMDFLREGLDLETAPVSRHQGDVDQAFASAAKTVEAEYYAPYLEHATMEPQNCTVLYTDARVDVWAPAQNSEATVAVTAETAEVPVDRIEVHKVDLGGGFGRRGLYIEFVRQAVMIAKTMPGTPVQLIWSREEDIQHGRYRPVALVRMRAALDAAGEPSAWYVRQAEQSIFSTVRPGLVRDGVDMVGVRTFADAPYAFPNVHMEYAMRNTHVPPGPWRAVAHTHNPFFRECFIDELAQAAGQDPYRFRRKLLAGAPKDLAILDAVAEAADWDTAPPQGVHRGIAVQDAYGSYTAAVIEVSVNDAGALHIDRVLVGIDCGYVANPDSVRAQLEGSVVYGLTAALYGEITIKDGRVEQSNFHDYQMMRIAEMPKVETILAPSGGFWGGAGEPGMSPLAPALCNAIFAATGKRIRSLPLKQHDVRWA, encoded by the coding sequence ATGAAACAGCTATCCCGTCGTGCATTTCTGTTACGGTCCGCCGCGGTCGGTGGCGGCCTGCTGCTGGAAGTCGTGCTGGCCGACCGCGGCGCGGCCGAGACCGGGCAAGCGACCGTCGAGCAGAGCCCGGAGGTCACAGCCTGGATCCTGGTCCACCCGGACGACACGATTACCATTCGGGTGGCCCGGGTGGAGATGGGCCAGGGCAGTTTCACCGGCCTGCCGATGCTGGTCGCCGAAGAGCTGGCCTGCGACTGGAGCAAGGTGCGGGCCGAGTATGCGTCCACCAGCGAACACCTGAGACGCGGGCGTATTTTTCACACCATGGCGACCGGCGGGAGTCGGTCAATCCGGGACAGCCAGGAGTATCTGCGCCAGGCCGGGGCGGCGGCCCGGATGATGCTGACTGAGGCGGCAGCCCTACACTGGGGAGTGCCGCTCTCAGAGTGTGTGGCCGAGAACAGCTTGGTCAGCCACCCACCGACCCAGCGTCAGCTGAGTTTTGGGGTGGTGGCGGCCGATGCGGCCAGGCTGCCGATCCCCGCCGACCCGCCGCTCAAGGATCCCGCGACCTGGAAACGGCTCGGCCAGCCTGCGGCCCGGTTCGATATCCCGGACAAGGTGACCGGCACGACCGCATATGCGATTGATACCCGGCTGCCGGGCATGGTCTACGCGTCGATTGCCCAGTGCCCGGTGTTCGGCGGCCGGCTGAAAAGCGCCCAGGCCGAAAAAATTGCCGATATGCGCGGATTTATCAAAGTCCTGCCCCTGGAAGACGCGGTCGTGGTGGTGGCCAAAGAGAGCTGGTGGAACGCCCATCAGGCGCTCCGCGCCCTGCCGATTGAGTGGGACTTTGGCGACAACGCCACGGTTAGCAGCGCCAGTATCATGGACTTCCTGCGTGAGGGCCTGGACCTTGAAACCGCTCCCGTCTCACGCCACCAGGGCGATGTGGATCAGGCCTTCGCCAGTGCGGCCAAGACGGTCGAGGCCGAGTACTACGCGCCGTATCTGGAACACGCCACCATGGAGCCTCAGAACTGCACCGTGCTGTATACCGACGCGCGGGTCGATGTCTGGGCGCCGGCTCAGAACAGCGAGGCCACCGTGGCGGTGACGGCCGAGACGGCCGAGGTGCCGGTTGATCGGATTGAGGTCCATAAGGTCGATCTGGGCGGCGGCTTTGGCCGCCGGGGGCTGTATATCGAGTTTGTACGCCAGGCTGTCATGATCGCCAAAACCATGCCCGGCACCCCGGTCCAGCTGATCTGGTCCAGAGAAGAGGATATCCAGCACGGCCGCTATCGACCGGTCGCGCTGGTCCGCATGAGGGCCGCCCTGGATGCTGCGGGTGAGCCCAGCGCCTGGTATGTGCGCCAGGCCGAGCAGTCGATTTTCAGCACGGTGCGTCCCGGTCTGGTCCGGGACGGGGTTGACATGGTCGGGGTGCGGACCTTTGCCGACGCGCCCTACGCCTTCCCCAATGTCCACATGGAATACGCCATGCGCAACACCCATGTGCCACCCGGACCGTGGCGGGCGGTGGCCCATACCCACAACCCCTTCTTTCGGGAGTGTTTCATTGATGAGCTGGCCCAGGCTGCGGGCCAGGACCCGTATCGGTTTCGCCGCAAACTTCTGGCCGGGGCGCCGAAAGACCTGGCTATTCTTGATGCGGTGGCCGAGGCTGCGGACTGGGACACCGCGCCGCCACAGGGGGTCCACCGCGGTATTGCCGTGCAGGACGCCTATGGCAGCTATACCGCAGCCGTTATCGAGGTGTCGGTCAACGACGCGGGCGCCCTCCATATCGACCGGGTGCTGGTCGGCATCGACTGCGGCTATGTCGCCAACCCCGACTCGGTGCGGGCTCAGCTCGAAGGTAGCGTGGTGTACGGGCTGACGGCCGCGCTGTACGGCGAGATTACGATCAAGGACGGCCGGGTTGAACAGTCCAATTTCCATGACTACCAGATGATGCGGATTGCCGAGATGCCCAAGGTTGAGACGATCCTGGCTCCCAGCGGTGGTTTCTGGGGCGGGGCTGGAGAGCCGGGCATGTCCCCGCTGGCGCCGGCGCTGTGCAATGCGATTTTCGCTGCTACCGGTAAGCGCATCCGCTCCCTGCCGCTCAAGCAGCATGATGTACGCTGGGCATAG
- a CDS encoding SDR family oxidoreductase: protein RSGITARAERASQSFDQALEASAANIPLKRVGDPQEMANVIVFLASEAASYVNGVSIQVDGGVVRGLL from the coding sequence TGCGCAGCGGCATCACCGCCCGGGCCGAGCGGGCCAGCCAGTCGTTTGACCAGGCGCTGGAGGCCAGCGCCGCCAACATTCCGTTGAAACGGGTCGGCGACCCCCAGGAGATGGCCAACGTCATCGTCTTTCTGGCCTCGGAAGCGGCCAGCTATGTCAACGGAGTCAGTATCCAGGTTGACGGCGGGGTGGTGCGCGGGCTGCTGTAG
- a CDS encoding DsbA family protein: MRLQKIKQHYGDKVRIKWHPFALRPQYDSRPFQFRDSYAENAWKRASALAEPENLSYTMWPHEEFPRWSMPGLEAGVAAQHQGEGLFLNFHTQLFRSFFIDSKSLIDKDNLVAVARACGLDMTAFLRDIEDNTFQDQVRQQCVEAVDSHLVSAVPTVIMGGKRRQIGMVPEEAYWQDLAALGLER; this comes from the coding sequence GTGCGCCTGCAAAAGATCAAACAGCACTACGGCGATAAAGTCCGCATCAAGTGGCACCCGTTTGCCCTGCGTCCACAGTATGACTCCCGGCCGTTTCAGTTTCGCGACAGCTATGCCGAGAATGCCTGGAAACGCGCCTCGGCGCTGGCCGAACCGGAAAACCTGTCCTACACCATGTGGCCGCACGAGGAGTTTCCGCGCTGGAGTATGCCGGGCCTGGAGGCTGGTGTGGCCGCCCAGCACCAGGGCGAGGGGCTGTTTCTGAACTTCCATACCCAGCTCTTCCGGTCCTTTTTCATCGACAGCAAGAGTCTCATCGACAAGGACAACCTCGTTGCCGTGGCCCGGGCGTGCGGCCTGGATATGACCGCCTTTCTGCGCGACATCGAGGACAATACCTTTCAGGATCAGGTCCGTCAGCAGTGTGTTGAGGCGGTTGATAGCCACCTGGTCAGTGCGGTGCCGACGGTCATCATGGGCGGCAAGAGGCGCCAGATCGGCATGGTGCCGGAAGAAGCCTACTGGCAGGATCTGGCCGCCCTGGGGCTAGAGCGATAG